One genomic segment of Hordeum vulgare subsp. vulgare chromosome 2H, MorexV3_pseudomolecules_assembly, whole genome shotgun sequence includes these proteins:
- the LOC123429984 gene encoding uncharacterized protein LOC123429984 has protein sequence MGSKAAAARNGTPPSRHGYQRKMGSRAVATAAALVEAAAKKKTKKTAAMPHPKATPRATTSAAPMAIAPTRAAAAVGNKKCDRRVLDEMPTRVEMNTTGFLTSLESLATVGLDELNYYDSFQDHLTTQDPRHGGGQGGGPRGGVRRGGGGGDRSKHQGLKDPHPKLQPKGGHCAL, from the exons ATGGGCTCcaaagccgccgccgcccgcaacgGCACGCCGCCCTCTCGTCACGGATACCAAAGGAAAATGGGCTCCAGAGCCGTTGCCACGGCGGCGGCGCTCGTCGAGGCGGCCgccaagaagaagacaaagaagacTGCGGCGATGCCTCATCCAAAGGCTACACCTCGTGCGACAACTTCGGCTGCCCCTATGGCGATTGCTCCGACGCGAGCGGCGGCCGCAGTTGGCAACAAAAAATGCGACCGCCGAGTGCTTGATGAAATGCCAACAAG AGTGGAGATGAACACGACCGGATTCCTCACATCGTTGGAGTCCTTGGCCACCGTTGGCCTTGATGAGCTCAACTATTATGACTCGTTTCAGGATCATCTGACCACCCAAGACCCAAGACACGGAGGAGGCCAGGGAGGAGGTCCAAGGGGTGGTGTTCgaagaggaggtggtggaggtgaCCGGAGCAAGCATCAAGGCCTCAAGGACCCGCACCCAAAACTACAACCAAAAGGAGGACATTGCGCTTTGTGA